The following coding sequences lie in one Xylocopa sonorina isolate GNS202 chromosome 7, iyXylSono1_principal, whole genome shotgun sequence genomic window:
- the Nct gene encoding nicastrin, translating into MAKCLGCGYLLIFLIINLVAAERIKDMIYMTFDGVAGCFRRHNGTHQFGCSSLRSGSVGVVHVIEDESDIRWLEHNATAGPYTVVLTFSMFTREILFRLWDTHNINGVLLANNISQSRPDFYSPEDSCPNRYSGYKGCNNALPWNPSGSSLLMEDWPFPMFFTENQTLIEALKLCFSKHNAHDLENQQYRSLCALEMKSFMYATVNSEFCIKRSDFNLNFHPTLFCDPLGDRNIHWPLAPLNKDKNSITLVIARLDASSLFDGMSPGAGNVVTGLVTLLATAYCLNILAKDTVLNKTNVVFSLLNGEAFDYIGSSRLIYDLKKGNFNALGGVNLKFDDIKSVIEFGQLSEGELYLHTSNGKNNVMIQKLGKALKATVLEGSVPPTSVQSFLKKKSNLTAVVISNHREQFKNKYYNGILDDAKSLNFNRNDSNGLAAVLANTAIRVAGILYEDVTGKQPPSILNDSFESVENHTAEMLYCYMESAKCNLFRAASSPGTKLINQVLPLYVGVHRVLNTATTLTGQLLAFLTRKEVQNMTEATCHEKHLVWMAGYNNTGLCINSTVNYSIAMSPAFIIDGYNMKSGMYSTWTESVWETLSVRMFLKPSAAAERFIMILGSSIAVASFVIVWFINSRADILFNSRRTTNC; encoded by the exons ATGGCAAAATGTTTAGGCTGTGGATatcttctaatatttcttattaTAAATCTAG TGGCTGCGGAAAGGATAAAGGATATGATTTACATGACTTTCGATGGAGTTGCTGGTTGTTTCCGTAGACACAATGGAACGCATCAGTTTGGATGTTCAT CACTTAGATCTGGAAGTGTTGGTGTTGTTCATGTAATTGAAGATGAAAGTGATATAAGATGGTTGGAACATAACGCTACAGCTGGGCCTTATACAGTAGTTCTTACGTTCTCTATGTTTACCAGAGAAATACTGTTTCGTTTGTGGGACACGCATAATATTAATGGAGTACTACTAGCCAATAATATTAGTCAATCACGTCCTGACTTTTATTCTCCTGAAGATAGTTGCCCGAACAGATATTCAGGGTATAAAGGTTGCAACAATGCTTTACCCTGGAATCCTAGTGGGTCCTCCTTACTTATGGAAGATTGGCCATTCCCCATGTTTTTCACAGAG aaTCAAACATTGATCGAAGCTCTAAAACTATGTTTCTCGAAACATAATGCACACGATTTGGAAAATCAACAGTACAGATCTTTGTGCGCTTTAGAAATGAAGTCGTTCATGTATGCCACGGTCAACTCTGAATTTTGCATCAAACGTAGTGACTTTAATTTAAACTTTCATCCTACTCTGTTTTGCGATCCTCTGGGGGATAGGAACATACATTGGCCCTTGGCTCCTCTAAacaaagataaaaattccataaCATTAGTAATTGCTAGATTAGACGCGTCTTCGTTATTCGATGGAATGTCACCAGGAGCAGGCAACGTAGTCACGGGTTTGGTAACACTACTTGCCACTGCCTATTGTTTGAATATATTAGCTAAAGATACTGTGCTGAATA aaaCAAATGTTGTTTTCTCTTTATTAAATGGCGAAGCCTTCGATTACATAGGATCTAGTAGATTGATTTATGATTTGAAAAAAGGTAATTTCAATGCATTAGGTGGAGTTAATTTGAAGTTTGATGACATTAAGAGTGTGATCGAATTTGGTCAGCTGAGCGAAGGAGAATTATATCTTCATACTAGCAATGGAAAAAACAACGTAATGATACAGAAACTGGGAAAAGCATTGAAGGCAACTGTCTTGGAGGGCAGTGTTCCACCTACGTCTGTGCAGAGCTTTTTGAAAAAAAAGTCAAACTTAACTGCCGTTGTTATAAGCAATCATCGCGAACAGTTTAAAAACAAGTATTACAATGGAATTTTGGATGACGCTAAAAGCCTTAATTTTAATAG GAATGATTCAAATGGGCTTGCAGCTGTATTGGCAAACACAGCAATCAGAGTTGCCGGAATTCTTTACGAAGATGTTACCGGTAAACAGCCTCCTTCAATTTTGAATGATTCTTTCGAATCCGTTGAAAATCATACTGCAGAGATGTTGTACTGTTACATGGAAAGTGCTAAATGCAATTTGTTTCGCGCTGCTTCGTCACCAGGCACCAAATTAATTAATCAAGTTCTACCATTATACGTTGGTGTACACAGAGTGCTAAACACCGCAACAACTTTGACTGGACAACTTCTTGCATTTCTGACCAGAAAGGAAGTTCAAAATATGACAGAAGCAACATGTCATGAGAAGCACCTCGTTTGGATGGCTGGCTATAACAATACAGGCTTGTGTATTAATTCCACTGTGAACTATAGCATAGCTATGAGTCCAGCATTTATCATTgatg GGTACAATATGAAATCAGGCATGTACTCAACATGGACAGAATCTGTATGGGAAACATTAAGCGTAAGAATGTTCCTGAAACCGTCAGCAGCCGCAGAACGATTCATTATGATCCTAGGTAGTTCAATAGCTGTTGCGTCGTTCGTTATCGTATGGTTCATAAATTCCCGAGCTGATATATTGTTTAATTCAAG GAGAACAACAAATTGCTAG
- the Vps2 gene encoding vacuolar protein sorting 2 codes for MEWLFGKRITPEEMLRKNQRALNKAMRDLDRERMRMEQQEKKIIMDIKKLAKDGQMDAVKIMAKDLVRTRRYVKKFMLMKANIQAVSLKIQTLRSQNTMAQAMKGVTRAMQNMNKQLNLPQIQKILHEFEKQSEIMDMKEEIMNDAIDDAMEDEGDEEESDAIVSQVLDELGLQLTDQLSGLPQASGSLSVAGSKQPVAAAAGNDEGGNLADADADLQARLENLRRE; via the exons ATGGAATGGTTATTTGGGAAAAGGATTACTCCTGAGGAGATGCTAAGGAAAAATCAGAGGGCTTTGAACAAAGCTATGAGGGACCTTGACAGAGAGCGAATGAGAATGGAGCAGCAAGAGAAGAAAATTATTATGGATATAAAGAAGCTCGCTAAAGATGGACAGATG GACGCGGTAAAAATTATGGCTAAAGACCTTGTAAGGACTAGACGTTATGTGAAAAAGTTCATGTTGATGAAAGCAAACATACAAGCAGTCTCGTTGAAGATACAAACCTTACGTTCACAAAACACGATGGCGCAAGCAATGAAAGGGGTTACCAGAGCGATGCAAAACATGAACAA ACAATTAAATCTTCCTCAAATACAAAAGATATTGCACGAGTTCGAAAAGCAGTCGGAGATAATGGATATGAAGGAAGAAATTATGAATGATGCCATTGACGATGCAATGGAGGACGAGGGTGATGAAGAGGAAAG TGATGCTATCGTGTCGCAAGTATTGGATGAATTAGGTCTTCAATTGACGGATCAGCTGTCTGGTTTACCACAGGCATCTGGCTCGTTAAGCGTAGCGGGTTCGAAGCAACCGGTTGCAGCTGCCGCAGGTAACGACGAGGGTGGAAATCTCGCGGATGCTGATGCCGATTTACAGGCTAGACTGGAGAACTTACGACGCGAATAA